Below is a window of Gossypium hirsutum isolate 1008001.06 chromosome A12, Gossypium_hirsutum_v2.1, whole genome shotgun sequence DNA.
ATGGAGTAGTAATTGACACACTGTGGCTCAAAGGATCAATTGGCTAACATCATGACAAAACCTTTGAAGTTAGAGTTGTTTTTGAAGTTGAGAGAGCAGCTTGGCATCTGCAGTATTCAAAGTTTAAACTGACTGTATGGTAACAGCTCAGTTTAAGGGAGGAATTGTTGGGAACTTGGTTAATCTAACTAAGTGTTACTTGTTAATTTAAATGTTTGTTATATCTGATTCTATCTCTTGATTTTAGCCATGATACTTGCTGAGTAAATCATGGATGCACtttgttatttatgttttgtaatgACTTATAAAAGCCTCTGTTATGTCTTTAAATAAATTAGCTTTATAGCTCTCAATAGTCTGAATACTGTTCTAGCTTTTGACATTTTCATTTCTTGTTTTAGCTTTTGACATTTtcacttcttctttttctttcttcttttatatttcttccTCACAATCGAAAACCCTCAacatttcttcttctttgtttagatttcaagaatcaaTGTTTGGgtctttatttaaattaaaatttaaatacaattttttcGCCTACTCCTTTATGAGCTTTACTtgcaaataattattcattttttcaaaattttaccaatGCTTTTATATACAGAACGTAATATGTAAAATATGAACAATTAAACAACTAAATACTTCAATGTGATTCGATCTTGTTTCCCAATTTGGGTTTCACTCTTTTTGCTTTATTCCATGGTTACACTTTTACCAATGTTTGAAAGGGTAGATTATTGTATTAAGATTAAACTTTCAGTTCATGAAATCAATCTATATTTAGAACTATTTATAACTCTTTTCTAAtttataaatagaaggataatgcacttcagtgcatttaaattcatattcttctatattgacaacaatactcataCTAATCTAGTTAAGACTCAAACGattataacaattttatttttataaaaataaagacaTTTGTCTTTAAAATTGTTAATTGAGTTCAAATTTTATCTCTGTCCTTCTAATATTTCTAAtagaagagagaaaaaataaataggatttgatattttatttaaaacttaatttaatttatttttatttaatattattttttaacatttttttaattaaaaatattaagtatcataatataattggttatataacattttttaatgaaaacaaaGATTGGAACAATTTGTATGACAGATTCATAATTTAAATACCACTTATAAATTATAACTTTAGGTACGTAAATGTAAATTCGTTATAATTTTTGgaccaattttttatttaagaatataaaagattataaaatataatattcatgtatggtaatatttatcatatatccttcctaataaaaaagaaaaaagaaaaaatagtaaaaataaaataaaatagagtgaTATGCAAACTTCAAAATCAATGGAAAGTGAAGTGTTTTGGAACATCAAAAGAACTATTGATgaactaataaaaaattacaatactAGCTAAGATCCAATCTATATATTAGTTTGCAGAGATTTAaataatctcaaaaaaaaaaaacaatacaaatttaaaagCAAAGGAATATGTTTACGAGTTCTGGGTTTTGATTATCCCCAAAACAGAGCTTCATTTGTAGTGAATGACGGCCGTATTAGCATTCATGTCCCACATCCCTCCTTCTTTGAGATACTCAATATATCTAGCAAACTCTGGTTTAGCTGTAGTTTTCTTCTTACGACGACCATCAAATAGGCTGAAAAGTGGGTGAATAGTCTTGGACTTGCTGCCCTTTTTGTTGGAGTTGGTCATTGTCGAAGATTTCTCTTGACACTTCTCCGGCAACCCCAGTTCGGGGCCGTTAAACTTTCTGGATAAGCCAAAAACTCGAGCTGGCACACTTCTAGCTCTCTTCAACTGTGCTTCGAATTGACCATTGCTGGAAATTACAGGCTCCTCAACTTCGGTTTCAAGAAGTAACCTTTCATAGCCATCACGGTTTCTTCTTGTGCTGAAAGCTCTAAGCATGGCCATGATGTGAGAAGACGAGAGGATAAGCTTAGCTAGATGTCTATGTTGCGAAGATTGTATGGAATTAGTAAGTTGGGTACCACCAATTTATGGAGTTGAAATAAAAGGTTGTGacattagaaagaataaaatatttgtaatattttaacaaaaataatgcACGCCGTATTTGATTAAAGTTGGTCGTTGTTCTTTGGTGTATCGGATGATGCTTGTGgagttaataaaaaaaaaggcataatgatttattcagtccttcaattttacaaaaaataaattattttaaccctttatttaaaatttatcttttagtTCTTAGACTTATATTATTCGTCAAATCAccctaaaatgaataaaaaaaattaatgtctgttaactttgttgacatgTATTCATATAACAGTCCACGTATATGCCACGTTAGTagttaattaactttttaaaatattaaaacaactttttgaattttttaattttgaaaattaaattattacttATATGGAAATTGATGTGTATGCCATGACAGTAAAGtcaataaatgttaattttattttccattttaaagAGATTTGATAAACAAtgtaagtttaagggctaaaataGGGATTAAAATGATTGTTTTAAAAGTTAGAGGATGAAATAAGTTATTATGGGTAAAAGAAAATTAGTATTATATGTTGGTGAGGTGCCACCAATGTTGACCAATGCTTGGTTggaaattttctttgtttttgattttgacTTTCATCGCTATGAAAAATTTGTTTGGTGCCGAATGAATAATATCGTCACTAAAAGGGGAGTGGGATTAAACAATATTTCTCTTACTTGGTAAGTTAATTGTAAAAAAGACAAGTAATAAAGTAGAAGAGGGAGTGAAACGAAATGAAAAACTCCAAAATTATCTGAATTCAACCAATCTCATTTTAATTTTCCCTACAAAGCATTTGCTTAATGACTTTAGTTATCAATTTCATCTTTattctaattataattatattttgtgatttttcaaaaaagaaagttaaattttaatttaaaggatttaaaataattcaaatgcaagctgttcataaaattaactggaaatttatattgaattttaatagATGGGATTAAATATAATTCAAATCTGATTACTCCaagcatcaaattcaaaaattcaaaatacaaaaatgaCTTTGAATTATAtgcaattgaaaaataaaaatagtcaaaCATTATGTGAATAATATTCAATCGGCTCACGTCaactttttgaatttaatttaagcTATTAATTTCTTTTCCTGATTCAAATTAAACAAACCTGCGCTATATTTTACTGCTACAACTATAATCATGTTGAAAATATGTGATGATTAAAATTGAAAGTATGGTCTTCACATCCTTTTGTATATCTTTCcagttatttaataatattttaataattattttatatcgttaatatataattttggtaattatttaaCTCGAATTGAACTTAGAACTCAAAATTTTGAACTCGAATCTCGAACCCCGAACTCAAACCTTGAACCCTAGTCCCTAAACCTTGATCCTTGAACTTGACCTTTTGGTTTAAGGTACGAGTTTAGAGTTTAAGATTTAGATTTAGGGTTTGAGGTTCGAGGTTTAAGGTACAAGGTTCAAGATTCAATATTCAGGGTTCTAGTTTCGAATTTTGGGTTCGAGgttcaagttaaaaaaattacaaaaattatgcATCAATTACATagaaaaattactgaaatgtcTTTAAATAATAAGAAAGAGATACAAGGTAACGTCTAtttcatacaatcttttctcTTATTACAAATATtaagaaaacttttatttttattttaaacttttattttattttaaaaaaaaattatttattcaagtaaccatataaaaaataaaaaataaaaaccaatcaACCCTTAAATTTACCTCTCTTTCTCTCCTAATTTTCTCTTTGGTTCTTATTTTTTAAGCAATCTTCTATATTTCTTCTTCTAACTataacaagagaaaaaaaaatacaattttttttgaaatatattcattgtttttttttttaaatgaaatctTACTTTGGAGTACTCCATTTAAGGCGTATGCCCTAAAAACTTAAGCTGACCAAATAATTTTGGAAGTTCAAATTGATACGTCTACCTTATTAAAATGCCAAAAAACTACATGTATCTCTTTTTAgaactataaaaacaaaatctaatataaaattttattaactagGATTTGCTATGTTagatcatcaagaataaataaagaacaaaacTAAATGTGGAAATGTACCTGAATACATTGATTTCTTGAAATCATCAAATCTTAcagttttgatcttccaaattagcacacaagtaattTAGAAAAGGTGACTCTCTTTTTACTGAAGATGAGATGTCAAAAAAGTTACGTATGTGTAATTTGGGgatcataaccctaatatataacttttgcacattaacTCTAATTTTTTAATCagcccatcatcaattagaaattagttattaGAGTATCAACACATATTTGACACATaccttatttaataaataaagtccaataaacattaaccaaattagatcacttttaatttgggctaacattttataatagtaaataataacatgtaattattcttattatatatatgatgttcatattttctaaaaatctcccacttggaccacatatttatactaattactctataattacatgtaAGTATATAAACTTATGAGATCAAAACTTTACTATCATATTCAAAAGGTATTCCAAACAATCtcatccattaattatgttaacatagaacaaGACGACTTTCATTatatatatcgtaactaaatccatccttaatcacatatattaacacaatcaaatgacatagatcaaatATAGATGTGTAACaaggaaattacatgcaatatgatccaaacatgtctatttccaactagTCCTCCTTAGCCTTAGTGATATCAAAGTTTACTAAAATCAGAGTGTGATAAactaaataaactttatttctacagaaaatatCCTTAATATCCATAAATTGAAATAACTGAAAAAATGATCCTATAACAAAAAAGCATTTAAAGttacaaactcccactaaaaccgAATATTTTGAAATGACATTACACCATATGAGCAGTGTGCTCATAAAAAAAACCTTGGGTGTAGTCCCTTAGTAAGCGAGTTCGCAAATCATAGAGTTTATCCCAATCTACTTTATAGACACCTAACTactctaaaattttactttaacagctaggaacttaaagtctatgtgctttgactttgatgtgctccTGTTCTTATTGGAATAAAATACTACCAATTATTGTCATAATTTATACCATAGCGATAAAATCTTGTATCAGTATTCAATCAAAATCGGAGTCTGTATACTTGATGATCTCTAACTTATTAGACCTTtgatatgtgagcatgtaattTTTCATTCTTTAAAGATATCTTATAACCCTCTTGGCTACTATCCAATGGTCCAAACCATGGTTGCTTAAATATTTGCCTAGCATCCTAATAGTATACATAATATTCGAATTTGTACAAACCTGAACAAACGTTAGACATTCCACTGCTAAAATGTAAGGAATCTTATGCATTTCCTTAATCTTAAAATCATTATTAGTGCATTGATTGACACTATACTTACTCTCACTAAACTTATGATACATACAATCATTAAACAAAGCCATCTTGAAACCAAATGAGATAATCACTTGGTAAATATTGTAATACCATGAGATTCAACATGCAAGGTCTTATTATAGGATGCAACTATTTCTAGCAACTAAATGTTgtcataagtatttaaataaccaatgtaacactcctaactcgtatccgtcgtcagaataggatctcagagtattaccaaaattttcagaacattttacaaataatttatctaaattaCTATCCATTAATCAAAATCATTCAAAACGTCCATTActtggaccctcgaggtccaatacgagcattagaatcgagtcaagATTTAATCAGGAACTCTAAGaatatttcacaaaattacaaaaattttccaaggtgcagggctcacacacccatATGGTCTAAGGGAAACAcctgtgtgaccctgggacacacccgtgctagaagccgtgttcgaccccgtggaaatctctaacttgtgcacacggccatgccacaagcccgtgtactaggccgtgtggttaattaattcaattcgaaattaggtgcaggtttcacactaccaagacacacacccgtgctcTAGGTCGTGTagcatacacggctgagacacacgcctgtgtctctgttcgtgtgctcaattctgagcattttgtttctcaaaatttaggtgcagaggaacacggcctaaccacacgcccatgtactaggtcgtgtgtcacacacggtttacacacatgcccatgtggacataataaagccatttctagcttcatttctcacccaaaatcacactgacttgcacttaaactcacatccaaatatcaaccaattcaagcattcaaattaaacgaattccatcattcaacaaggcatatcattgcatgcatacatgtttataatcttaccttgatatattccatatgttagatataatttgatcaactacttaacatatatttgACTACCATAGCATGACATtgcaagtatatcaaaacaaccattactatcCATCCAATGGTTAGGTTCCaagcatcattatcaagccactaGTGGCCAAgtcgtcctatacatgtcattataccaaaatgatttttctaTGTATACCCAAAATAGGCTagttgattgtaacaccccacacctgtACCCCACGCCAAGACAGGATACGAGGCGTTATCTAACTTGAACACATACATTCACACATTTCTGAATCACCAAAATtaggtaaaatttaaaaattttttgatCTTTATCAAGAACATCATAACAAAGGCCTACGAGGCTCCaaacattcatttaaaaccattcgGGAATGATTTGGATCTTCCCACAAACTCTGAAAAATATTACtagacacaggggcacacgcccgtatgaccaattcaacatggtcgtgctattggtccatgtggctcacacggcctaaacaatacagggacacgcccgtgtcctctacccgtgtggaattaattctaaattcacaCCTAAAGGG
It encodes the following:
- the LOC107904792 gene encoding uncharacterized protein, translated to MAMLRAFSTRRNRDGYERLLLETEVEEPVISSNGQFEAQLKRARSVPARVFGLSRKFNGPELGLPEKCQEKSSTMTNSNKKGSKSKTIHPLFSLFDGRRKKKTTAKPEFARYIEYLKEGGMWDMNANTAVIHYK